In one window of Gadus chalcogrammus isolate NIFS_2021 chromosome 12, NIFS_Gcha_1.0, whole genome shotgun sequence DNA:
- the LOC130393213 gene encoding protein NLRC3-like isoform X2, whose product MASNSSSMDPPTLSEDGCPCNNNRPLQEGSEVALPDQSESERQQAMEAMFEELHKMGKFMGVNAPEGGEEPREEPEEESDSEDSDLTRGARDEVVKLALGFLRNMNQDEIAENVHSKTLAVSCQRNLKSSLKAKSHSLFASFFKQRHPIIYNPLYVSESSGDLNHAPDIRAIEGFTLECSEIFIPLPGKDQPIRTMLTTGVSGIGKTVFIHKFIMEWADGTANQNVHFVFPFSFKELSLLRDRKSSLVELLHHSFYVTKKAEVDNFDKYRVVFILDGLDECRLSLDFKNNEICTDVNQTVSVDAVLTNLIQGNLLPSARIWITTQPAAAVISLIPPEHVDMVTEMRGFTDPQKEEYFRSRFKKKRLASKMLTIIKTSQSLYNMCCVPSFCWITGTVLEHAIATAPSYTMPKNVTEMYIHYLASHCLPGNAKNHAKLRADPNWNTKIRKLIMALGKLAFDQVNKGIMIFYEEDLQEFGVDIKEAQMYPGIFNHIFKEERELYHDEVFTFGHLSLQEFLAAVYVFAAFINTGVNLLSLTQPTMVRGQLPDVRLIYQSAIDQALMCENGHLDSFVRFVLGLSVQSNQTLLRGVVKQTTSMTNQNTIHYVHKRIRENVPPENIVKLFHFLREMNDPMLVVEMQQYLRAWLSRETLAPAQWSALIFLILSSEMDLALFDLKKYTASEDTLRRLLPIVKASKISLLNGCNLSEGCCEALSSVLGSVSFSLRELDLSANDLQDPGVKLLSPGLRSAHCKLEILRLKSCNLSEASCEVLAAVLSSESCSLKELDLSTNNLRDSGVKLLCAGLESSHCKLETLRLSGCLVTQEGCASLASALSSNPSHLRELDLSYNHPGEVLVQPGAVLLSAGLEDPGWRLHTLGVEHSGEQRLKPGLLKYACELTLEQKSAHRRLCLSADGRGVTLVSERQRCARHADRFDYSRQVLCREGLNGRCYWEVEWTGLVSIGVTYKGITRKGESLECCLGGNEESWSLYCSPDHYTAANNQKGTLVLVPPPPLKAGPGSERVGVFLDWHAGTLSFYRVSSGVRRHVHTFQSRFTERLYPGFGFTPCASGSSVSLCQL is encoded by the exons ATGGCCAGTAACTCCTCCTCCATGGATCCGCCCACGCTCTCTGAGGATGGCTGTCCCTGCAACAACAACCG ACCCCTCcaggaggggtcagaggtcgcgcTCCCCGACCAGTCGGAGTCGGAGCGGCAGCAGGCCATGGAGGCCATGTTTGAG GAGCTGCACAAGATGGGGAAGTTCATGGGGGTCAACGCGCCGGAGGGCGGCGAGGAGCCCCGCGAAGAGCCCGAAGAAGAGTCCGACAGCGAGGACAGCGACCTGACGCGGGGCGCCAGAGACGAGGTGGTGAAGCTGGCCCTGGGCTTCCTCAGGAACATGAACCAGGACGAGATCGCTGAGAACGTTCACAGCA AAACCCTCGCTGTTTCTTGCCAACGTAATCTCAAATCTAGTCTGAAGGCCAAGTCCCACTCTCTGTTTGCATCCTTTTTTAAACAAAGACATCCCATTATTTACAATCCACTCTACGTGTCAGAGAGCAGCGGGGATCTCAACCACGCACCAGATATCAGAGCCATTGAAGGATTCACCTTGGAATGCTCCGAGATCTTTATACCCTTACCGGGAAAAGATCAACCGATCAGAACAATGTTGACCACGGGAGTCTCTGGCATCGGTAAAACAGTTTTCATACACAAGTTCATCATGGAATGGGCCGAcgggacagccaatcagaatgtaCATTTCGTGTTTCCTTTCTCGTTCAAAGAACTTAGTTTGCTCAGAGACAGGAAGTCCAGCCTAGTGGAACTTCTCCATCACTCATTTTACGTCACGAAAAAAGCTGAGGTGGACAACTTTGACAAGTACAGAGTCGTGTTCATCCTGGACGGTCTGGACGAGTGCCGGTTGTCCCTGGACTTTAAGAACAATGAGATCTGTACCGACGTCAACCAAACGGTCTCGGTAGACGCGGTGCTGACTAACCTCATCCAAGGaaacctgcttccctccgctcgcatctggatCACGACCcagccggcggcggcggtgatCAGCCTCATCCCCCCCGAGCACGTGGACATGGTGACCGAGATGAGAGGCttcaccgacccacagaaggaAGAGTACTTCCGGAGCAGGTTCAAAAAGAAGCGGCTAGCCAGCAAAATGCTCACCATTATCAAGACGTCGCAAAGTCTGTACAACATGTGTTGTGTCCCGTCCTTCTGCTGGATCACCGGCACTGTTCTGGAGCACGCCATCGCAACCGCCCCAAGTTACACCATGCCCAAGAACGTGACTGAAATGTACATCCACTACCTGGCGTCTCACTGCCTGCCGGGTAACGCAAAGAATCACGCTAAGCTTCGGGCAGATCCGAACTGGAATACCAAAATCAGGAAGCTCATTATGGCCTTGGGGAAGCTGGCGTTTGACCAGGTGAACAAAGGCATCATGATCTTCTACGAAGAAGACCTGCAGGAGTTTGGGGTGGATATCAAAGAGGCTCAGATGTACCCCGGAATCTTCAACCACATCTTTAAAGAGGAGCGGGAGCTCTACCACGACGAAGTGTTCACCTTCGGCCACCTCAGCCTCCAGGAGTTCCTGGCGGCGGTCTACGTGTTCGCCGCGTTCATCAACACGGGGGTCAACCTGCTGTCGTTGACCCAGCCCACCATGGTGCGCGGACAGCTCCCCGATGTGCGCCTCATCTACCAGAGCGCCATCGACCAGGCTCTGATGTgcgagaacggacacctggactcgTTTGTGCGCTTCGTGCTGGGCCTCTCGGTGCAGTCCAACCAGACGCTCCTCCGAGGCGTGGTGAAGCAGACCACCTCGATGACCAATCAGAACACCATCCACTACGTCCACAAGAGGATCCGAGAGAACGTGCCTCCGGAGAACATCGTCAAGCTGTTCCACTTCCTGCGGGAGATGAACGACCCGATGCTGGTGGTTGAGATGCAGCAGTACCTGAGGGCCTGGCTCTCCAGAGAGACCCTGGCCCCAGCGCAGTGGTCAGCACTGATCTTCCTGATACTGTCTTCAGAGATGGACCTGGCCCTGTTCGACCTCAAGAAGTACACGGCCTCAGAGGACACTCTGCGGAGACTGCTGCCGATAGTCAAAGCCTCAAAAATATCTCT CCTAAACGGCTGTAACCTGTCTGAGGGATGCTGTGAGGCCCTCTCGTCCGTGCTGGGCTCCGTCTCCTTCAGTCTCCGGGAGCTGGACCTCAGCGCCAACGACCTGCAGGACCCCGGGGTGAAGCTGCTGTCTCCTGGCCTCCGGAGCGCTCACTGTAAACTGGAGATCCTGAG GTTGAAGAGCTGTAATCTGTCGGAGGCCTCCTGTGAAGTTCTCGCCGCAGTCCTGAGCTCAGAGTCCTGTAGTCTGaaggagctggacctgagcacCAACAACCTGAGGGACTCTGGGGTGAAGCTGCTCTGTGCCGGACTGGAGAGCTCCCATTGTAAACTGGAAACTCTGAG gttgtctggctgcctggtcacacaggagggctgtgcttctctggcctcggctctgagctccaacccctcccatctgagagagctggacctcaGCTACAACCACCCAGGAGAGGTGCTGGTCCAACCAGGAGCggtgctgctctctgctggcctGGAGGACCCCGGCTGGAGACTACACACACTCGG tgtggagcacagTGGAGAGCAGCGGCTAAAGCCTGGTCTGCTCAAGT ATGCCTGTGAGCTGACCCTGGAGCAGAAGTCCGCTCACCGGAGGCTGTGTCTGTCGGCCGACGGCCGCGGGGTGACCCTGGTGAGCGAGAGGCAGCGCTGCGCTCGCCACGCCGACCGCTTCGACTACAGCCGGCAGGTGCTCTGCCGGGAGGGCCTGAACGGCCGCTGCTACTGGGAGGTGGAGTGGACCGGGCTGGTCTCCATCGGCGTCACCTACAAGGGCATCACCAGGAAGGGCGAGAGCTTGGAGTGCTGCCTGGGAGGGAACGAGGAGTCCTGGAGCCTGTACTGCTCGCCGGACCACTACACGGCCGCCAACAACCAGAAGGGAACGCTGGTGTtggtcccgccgccgccgctgaagGCCGGCCCGGGCtcggagagggtgggggtgttccTGGACTGGCACGCCGGCACGCTCTCCTTCTACCGCGTGTCCTCCGGCGTGCGGAGACACGTCCACACCTTTCAGTCCCGGTTCACCGAGCGGCTGTACCCCGGCTTTGGCTTCACGCCGTGTGCCTCTGGGTCCTCGGTGAGCTTGTGTCAGCTCTGA
- the LOC130393214 gene encoding E3 ubiquitin-protein ligase RNF14-like produces the protein MNENLDAQEDELLALESIFGPEVFVRAADGTRAAAAGELRVSVELPQDFFVAVKDGDAFVYYGVSSLPTLTLRFELPEGYPSSSPPTFTLSCSWLTEAQVFALDAQLAALYQATGGAVVLFSWVQFLKEVTLSILNVNSLLVLPYNVNSPPCSEDVTSPAPNPGSDRADRAAAPRDIRDSEGAAGLAPALKDLIDNLPDEEEPSDGGGTTARTVNSPDDDDDDDDDVDDDDTAPLSSESTDGVPALNQSTSKPDGSSRGVAAHLPEACGRPCSSSSSTPPAPPAAPAPPPRAPSSSQTLLSVILLHDAAQRQRRFAESVRDCGVCLAPVLGAKCMQLRDCEHVHCEPCLAQYCTGLIAEGNVRGVTCPHPRCKATPTPAQVRRLVGDDLFYRYERLLFQTTLDSMTDVVYCPRVFCASAVIVEPGSDVAQCSVCSFAFCVACRQSYHGRGPCRAAGPPRRTANEERDYADIPQSLEGMMALWEDYCSGSAQRKKLLEQRYGTRVLNTSMSNYLNEGWYVNNETKNCPYCKATIQKNGGCDHMHCAVCERHFLWENLPNNKYVP, from the exons ATGAATGAGAACCTGGACGCTCAGGAGGATGAGCTGCTGGCTCTGGAAAGCATCTTCGGCCCCGAGGTGTTCGTGCGGGCGGCGGACGGGACGCGCGCGGCCGCCGCGGGGGAGCTGCGCGTGTCCGTTGAGCTGCCGCAGGACTTCTTCGTAGCTGTCAAAGACG GCGATGCCTTCGTTTATTACGGAGTCTCGTCGCTTCCAACGCTGACTCTCAGGTTCGAGCTGCCGGAGGGTTATCCATCCTCCAGCCCCCCGACGTTCACTCTCAGCTGCAGCTGGCTGACCGAAGCGCAG gtgTTTGCGTTGGACGCTCAGCTCGCTGCTCTGTACCAAGCCACCGGCGGCGCTGTTGTGCTCTTTTCCTGGGTGCAGTTCCTCAAAGAAGTCACCTTAAGCATCCTAAACGTCAACTCTCTTCTGGTGCTTCCCTATAACGTAAACAGCCCTCCTTGTTCTGAAGATGTGACCTCCCCTGCTCCGAACCCTGGCAGCGACCGCGCCGACCGGGCCGCGGCTCCCAGAGACATCCGAGACTCTGAGGGGGCGGCTGGCCTCGCTCCAGCCCTAAAGGATCTAATCGATAATCTCCCCGATGAGGAGGAACCCTCAGATGGGGGCGGTACGACCGCTCGGACTGTGAACAgtcctgatgatgatgatgatgatgatgatgatgttgatgatgatgacaccGCACCTCTCAGCTCAGAGAGTACAGACGGCGTTCCCGCCTTAAACCAAAGCACCTCAAAACCAGACGGCAGCTCACGTGGGGTGGCGGCCCATCTCCCCGAGGCCTGCGGCCgtccctgttcctcctcctcctccacccctccggcCCCTCCGgcggcccccgcccccccgccgcgggccccctcctcctcccagactCTGCTGTCCGTCATCCTGCTCCACGACGCCGCCCAGAGGCAGCGGCGGTTCGCGGAGAGCGTGCGGGACTGCGGCGTGTGTCTGGCGCCCGTGCTGGGCGCCAAGTGCATGCAGCTCAGGGACTGCGAGCACGTGCACTGCGAGCCCTGCCTGGCCCAGTACTGCACCGGCCTGATCGCCGAGGGCAACGTGCGCGGCGTCACCTGCCCGCATCCCCGCTGCAAGGCCACGCCCACTCCGGCACAG GTGAGGAGGCTCGTGGGAGACGACCTCTTCTACCGCTACGAACGTCTCCTGTTCCAGACCACTCTGGACTCGATGACGG ACGTGGTGTACTGCCCGCGGGTGTTCTGCGCCAGCGCGGTGATCGTGGAGCCCGGCAGCGATGTGGCCCAGTGCTCCGTGTGCAGCTTCGCCTTCTGCGTGGCCTGCAGACAGAGCTACCATGGGAGGGGGCCCTGTCGGGCAGCCGGCCCCCCCAGGAGGACAGCCAACGAGGAGCGGGACTACGCAGACATCCCACAGTCtctgg AGGGTATGATGGCGCTCTGGGAGGACTACTGCAGTGGCAGCGCTCAGAGGAAGAAGCTGTTGGAGCAGCGCTATGGCACCCGGGTCTTGAATACCTCCATGTCGAATTACCTGAACGAAGGCTGGTACGTCAACAACGAAACCAAAAACTGCCCTTACTGCAAGGCCACAATACAG AAAAATGGTGGATGCGACCATATGCATTGTGCCGTCTGTGAGCGGCATTTCTTATGGGAAAATCTGCCGAATAACAAGTACGTACCGTAG
- the LOC130393213 gene encoding protein NLRC3-like isoform X1, which produces MASNSSSMDPPTLSEDGCPCNNNRPLQEGSEVALPDQSESERQQAMEAMFEQRKGQIISFVMKELHKMGKFMGVNAPEGGEEPREEPEEESDSEDSDLTRGARDEVVKLALGFLRNMNQDEIAENVHSKTLAVSCQRNLKSSLKAKSHSLFASFFKQRHPIIYNPLYVSESSGDLNHAPDIRAIEGFTLECSEIFIPLPGKDQPIRTMLTTGVSGIGKTVFIHKFIMEWADGTANQNVHFVFPFSFKELSLLRDRKSSLVELLHHSFYVTKKAEVDNFDKYRVVFILDGLDECRLSLDFKNNEICTDVNQTVSVDAVLTNLIQGNLLPSARIWITTQPAAAVISLIPPEHVDMVTEMRGFTDPQKEEYFRSRFKKKRLASKMLTIIKTSQSLYNMCCVPSFCWITGTVLEHAIATAPSYTMPKNVTEMYIHYLASHCLPGNAKNHAKLRADPNWNTKIRKLIMALGKLAFDQVNKGIMIFYEEDLQEFGVDIKEAQMYPGIFNHIFKEERELYHDEVFTFGHLSLQEFLAAVYVFAAFINTGVNLLSLTQPTMVRGQLPDVRLIYQSAIDQALMCENGHLDSFVRFVLGLSVQSNQTLLRGVVKQTTSMTNQNTIHYVHKRIRENVPPENIVKLFHFLREMNDPMLVVEMQQYLRAWLSRETLAPAQWSALIFLILSSEMDLALFDLKKYTASEDTLRRLLPIVKASKISLLNGCNLSEGCCEALSSVLGSVSFSLRELDLSANDLQDPGVKLLSPGLRSAHCKLEILRLKSCNLSEASCEVLAAVLSSESCSLKELDLSTNNLRDSGVKLLCAGLESSHCKLETLRLSGCLVTQEGCASLASALSSNPSHLRELDLSYNHPGEVLVQPGAVLLSAGLEDPGWRLHTLGVEHSGEQRLKPGLLKYACELTLEQKSAHRRLCLSADGRGVTLVSERQRCARHADRFDYSRQVLCREGLNGRCYWEVEWTGLVSIGVTYKGITRKGESLECCLGGNEESWSLYCSPDHYTAANNQKGTLVLVPPPPLKAGPGSERVGVFLDWHAGTLSFYRVSSGVRRHVHTFQSRFTERLYPGFGFTPCASGSSVSLCQL; this is translated from the exons ATGGCCAGTAACTCCTCCTCCATGGATCCGCCCACGCTCTCTGAGGATGGCTGTCCCTGCAACAACAACCG ACCCCTCcaggaggggtcagaggtcgcgcTCCCCGACCAGTCGGAGTCGGAGCGGCAGCAGGCCATGGAGGCCATGTTTGAG CAACGCAAGGGGCAGATCATCTCTTTTGTGATGAAGGAGCTGCACAAGATGGGGAAGTTCATGGGGGTCAACGCGCCGGAGGGCGGCGAGGAGCCCCGCGAAGAGCCCGAAGAAGAGTCCGACAGCGAGGACAGCGACCTGACGCGGGGCGCCAGAGACGAGGTGGTGAAGCTGGCCCTGGGCTTCCTCAGGAACATGAACCAGGACGAGATCGCTGAGAACGTTCACAGCA AAACCCTCGCTGTTTCTTGCCAACGTAATCTCAAATCTAGTCTGAAGGCCAAGTCCCACTCTCTGTTTGCATCCTTTTTTAAACAAAGACATCCCATTATTTACAATCCACTCTACGTGTCAGAGAGCAGCGGGGATCTCAACCACGCACCAGATATCAGAGCCATTGAAGGATTCACCTTGGAATGCTCCGAGATCTTTATACCCTTACCGGGAAAAGATCAACCGATCAGAACAATGTTGACCACGGGAGTCTCTGGCATCGGTAAAACAGTTTTCATACACAAGTTCATCATGGAATGGGCCGAcgggacagccaatcagaatgtaCATTTCGTGTTTCCTTTCTCGTTCAAAGAACTTAGTTTGCTCAGAGACAGGAAGTCCAGCCTAGTGGAACTTCTCCATCACTCATTTTACGTCACGAAAAAAGCTGAGGTGGACAACTTTGACAAGTACAGAGTCGTGTTCATCCTGGACGGTCTGGACGAGTGCCGGTTGTCCCTGGACTTTAAGAACAATGAGATCTGTACCGACGTCAACCAAACGGTCTCGGTAGACGCGGTGCTGACTAACCTCATCCAAGGaaacctgcttccctccgctcgcatctggatCACGACCcagccggcggcggcggtgatCAGCCTCATCCCCCCCGAGCACGTGGACATGGTGACCGAGATGAGAGGCttcaccgacccacagaaggaAGAGTACTTCCGGAGCAGGTTCAAAAAGAAGCGGCTAGCCAGCAAAATGCTCACCATTATCAAGACGTCGCAAAGTCTGTACAACATGTGTTGTGTCCCGTCCTTCTGCTGGATCACCGGCACTGTTCTGGAGCACGCCATCGCAACCGCCCCAAGTTACACCATGCCCAAGAACGTGACTGAAATGTACATCCACTACCTGGCGTCTCACTGCCTGCCGGGTAACGCAAAGAATCACGCTAAGCTTCGGGCAGATCCGAACTGGAATACCAAAATCAGGAAGCTCATTATGGCCTTGGGGAAGCTGGCGTTTGACCAGGTGAACAAAGGCATCATGATCTTCTACGAAGAAGACCTGCAGGAGTTTGGGGTGGATATCAAAGAGGCTCAGATGTACCCCGGAATCTTCAACCACATCTTTAAAGAGGAGCGGGAGCTCTACCACGACGAAGTGTTCACCTTCGGCCACCTCAGCCTCCAGGAGTTCCTGGCGGCGGTCTACGTGTTCGCCGCGTTCATCAACACGGGGGTCAACCTGCTGTCGTTGACCCAGCCCACCATGGTGCGCGGACAGCTCCCCGATGTGCGCCTCATCTACCAGAGCGCCATCGACCAGGCTCTGATGTgcgagaacggacacctggactcgTTTGTGCGCTTCGTGCTGGGCCTCTCGGTGCAGTCCAACCAGACGCTCCTCCGAGGCGTGGTGAAGCAGACCACCTCGATGACCAATCAGAACACCATCCACTACGTCCACAAGAGGATCCGAGAGAACGTGCCTCCGGAGAACATCGTCAAGCTGTTCCACTTCCTGCGGGAGATGAACGACCCGATGCTGGTGGTTGAGATGCAGCAGTACCTGAGGGCCTGGCTCTCCAGAGAGACCCTGGCCCCAGCGCAGTGGTCAGCACTGATCTTCCTGATACTGTCTTCAGAGATGGACCTGGCCCTGTTCGACCTCAAGAAGTACACGGCCTCAGAGGACACTCTGCGGAGACTGCTGCCGATAGTCAAAGCCTCAAAAATATCTCT CCTAAACGGCTGTAACCTGTCTGAGGGATGCTGTGAGGCCCTCTCGTCCGTGCTGGGCTCCGTCTCCTTCAGTCTCCGGGAGCTGGACCTCAGCGCCAACGACCTGCAGGACCCCGGGGTGAAGCTGCTGTCTCCTGGCCTCCGGAGCGCTCACTGTAAACTGGAGATCCTGAG GTTGAAGAGCTGTAATCTGTCGGAGGCCTCCTGTGAAGTTCTCGCCGCAGTCCTGAGCTCAGAGTCCTGTAGTCTGaaggagctggacctgagcacCAACAACCTGAGGGACTCTGGGGTGAAGCTGCTCTGTGCCGGACTGGAGAGCTCCCATTGTAAACTGGAAACTCTGAG gttgtctggctgcctggtcacacaggagggctgtgcttctctggcctcggctctgagctccaacccctcccatctgagagagctggacctcaGCTACAACCACCCAGGAGAGGTGCTGGTCCAACCAGGAGCggtgctgctctctgctggcctGGAGGACCCCGGCTGGAGACTACACACACTCGG tgtggagcacagTGGAGAGCAGCGGCTAAAGCCTGGTCTGCTCAAGT ATGCCTGTGAGCTGACCCTGGAGCAGAAGTCCGCTCACCGGAGGCTGTGTCTGTCGGCCGACGGCCGCGGGGTGACCCTGGTGAGCGAGAGGCAGCGCTGCGCTCGCCACGCCGACCGCTTCGACTACAGCCGGCAGGTGCTCTGCCGGGAGGGCCTGAACGGCCGCTGCTACTGGGAGGTGGAGTGGACCGGGCTGGTCTCCATCGGCGTCACCTACAAGGGCATCACCAGGAAGGGCGAGAGCTTGGAGTGCTGCCTGGGAGGGAACGAGGAGTCCTGGAGCCTGTACTGCTCGCCGGACCACTACACGGCCGCCAACAACCAGAAGGGAACGCTGGTGTtggtcccgccgccgccgctgaagGCCGGCCCGGGCtcggagagggtgggggtgttccTGGACTGGCACGCCGGCACGCTCTCCTTCTACCGCGTGTCCTCCGGCGTGCGGAGACACGTCCACACCTTTCAGTCCCGGTTCACCGAGCGGCTGTACCCCGGCTTTGGCTTCACGCCGTGTGCCTCTGGGTCCTCGGTGAGCTTGTGTCAGCTCTGA